Proteins co-encoded in one Aureibacillus halotolerans genomic window:
- a CDS encoding LysM peptidoglycan-binding domain-containing protein, whose protein sequence is MYEFHLSFRNNSEAIQIPVLPGQIDLGNDSQDESVQISGLGETTIIQDPRLKTFSFESFFPSKWSPLCNVPAVVRPWEIVNTIERWKDSTEPIRFIITNTPINYAVSIQSFNYYEKGGEVGDLYYTLELKEYRFVKAKKIKTDAKGKGKKSSGRPDTKKSGKTYTVAKGDSLWRIAKKELGSGDRYGEIAKLNNIKAPYTIQPAQKLKLPS, encoded by the coding sequence ATGTACGAATTCCACCTGTCTTTCAGAAATAACTCCGAAGCAATACAAATTCCTGTCCTCCCAGGTCAAATTGATCTAGGCAACGATTCGCAAGATGAATCCGTGCAGATTAGCGGGCTAGGGGAGACAACGATCATACAGGACCCAAGGCTCAAAACGTTTTCGTTTGAGTCTTTTTTTCCGTCCAAATGGAGTCCGCTTTGTAACGTTCCTGCGGTCGTTCGACCGTGGGAGATAGTAAATACAATTGAGCGATGGAAAGACAGCACAGAGCCAATCAGGTTCATCATTACGAACACGCCAATAAACTATGCCGTATCCATCCAGTCATTTAATTACTACGAAAAGGGTGGAGAGGTCGGCGACTTGTATTACACGTTAGAGCTCAAAGAATACAGGTTTGTGAAAGCGAAAAAAATCAAGACAGATGCCAAGGGCAAAGGCAAAAAGTCGAGTGGTCGTCCTGATACCAAAAAATCAGGCAAGACTTATACGGTTGCTAAGGGTGACTCGCTTTGGAGGATTGCAAAAAAAGAGCTTGGCTCAGGTGATCGTTATGGGGAAATCGCTAAGCTCAACAATATAAAAGCGCCCTACACCATCCAACCTGCGCAGAAATTGAAGTTGCCATCATGA